In Pseudonocardia sp. C8, one genomic interval encodes:
- a CDS encoding 3-oxoacyl-ACP reductase, with translation MSNRTDLLATLSHNPIAKQLGLPTVPVLRRHRPGDPLLPGPVLVTAVGDGRFAEPVAAFVEEHGVAAPREPGEDKLHGAVVDLSGARTLADLAAAQQILTPAVRRIGPSGRLLLIGAEPGEASGAEAAAVAQALDGLVRSIAKELRYGATANLLMVASGVTSAAVDSSLRFFLSARSAYVDGQVVHVTTPVGTPREPGEIDDPAAEDRPLAGRVAVVTGAARGIGAAIADTLSRDGATIVAVDVPAAGEGLARTANRTGGTALQLDITAADAADRLLTHLSDRHGGVDLVVHNAGITRDKLLANMSPERWDAVLAVNLGAQLTINEALLGDGSPLRDDGRVVCVSSQSGIAGNRGQTNYAASKAGVIGMVRALAPRFAGRGATINAVAPGFIETEMTATMPLATREAGRRVNSLKQGGLPVDVAEAIGWLGRAESGGLNGQVVRVCGQSMLGA, from the coding sequence ATGAGCAACCGCACTGATCTTCTGGCGACGCTGTCGCACAACCCGATCGCCAAGCAGCTGGGGCTGCCCACGGTGCCGGTGCTGCGCCGGCACCGACCGGGCGACCCGCTGCTGCCCGGGCCGGTCCTGGTCACCGCGGTCGGTGACGGCCGGTTCGCGGAGCCGGTCGCCGCGTTCGTCGAGGAGCACGGCGTCGCCGCGCCCCGGGAACCGGGCGAGGACAAGCTGCACGGCGCCGTCGTCGACCTGTCCGGCGCGCGGACCCTCGCCGACCTCGCCGCCGCACAGCAGATCCTCACCCCCGCGGTGCGCAGGATCGGCCCGTCCGGCCGGCTGCTGCTGATCGGCGCCGAGCCCGGCGAGGCGTCCGGTGCGGAGGCGGCCGCGGTCGCGCAGGCGCTCGACGGGCTGGTCCGTTCGATCGCCAAGGAGCTGCGGTACGGCGCGACGGCGAACCTGCTCATGGTCGCGTCCGGCGTGACGTCCGCTGCGGTCGACTCGTCGCTGCGGTTCTTCCTGTCCGCCCGCTCGGCCTACGTCGACGGGCAGGTCGTGCACGTGACCACGCCCGTCGGGACCCCGCGCGAGCCGGGTGAGATCGACGACCCGGCTGCCGAGGACCGGCCGCTGGCCGGGCGGGTCGCGGTCGTCACCGGGGCGGCGCGCGGCATCGGCGCCGCCATCGCCGACACCCTGTCCCGGGACGGCGCGACGATCGTCGCCGTCGACGTCCCGGCCGCCGGCGAGGGCCTGGCGAGGACCGCCAACCGCACCGGCGGCACCGCGCTGCAGCTCGACATCACCGCCGCCGACGCGGCGGACCGGCTGCTCACCCACCTGTCCGACCGGCACGGCGGGGTCGACCTCGTCGTCCACAACGCCGGCATCACCCGGGACAAGCTGCTCGCCAACATGAGCCCGGAGCGGTGGGACGCCGTGCTGGCGGTGAACCTCGGCGCCCAGCTGACGATCAACGAGGCGCTGCTCGGCGACGGCTCCCCGCTCCGCGACGACGGGCGGGTCGTCTGCGTGTCGTCCCAGTCCGGCATCGCCGGCAACCGCGGCCAGACCAACTACGCCGCGTCCAAGGCCGGTGTGATCGGGATGGTCCGCGCGCTCGCCCCGCGGTTCGCCGGGCGCGGCGCGACGATCAACGCCGTCGCCCCGGGGTTCATCGAGACCGAGATGACCGCCACGATGCCGCTCGCGACCCGCGAGGCCGGCCGCCGGGTCAACTCGCTCAAGCAGGGCGGGCTGCCGGTGGACGTCGCCGAGGCCATCGGCTGGCTCGGCCGCGCCGAGTCCGGCGGGCTGAACGGCCAGGTCGTGCGGGTCTGCGGCCAGTCGATGCTGGGGGCCTGA
- a CDS encoding MaoC/PaaZ C-terminal domain-containing protein → MTVTELSGPPSLGPLYASAALRAALPGRATTLPDTRLVRHGVTVDPAHLAGYARVCGFRVGDALPVTYPHVLTFPLQVVLMAGRSFPLPLPGMVHLANRITVHRAIAPSETLDVQVHAERFTPHPKGAQVDLVGVVSAAGEPVWEGRSTYLSRGATAPGGAAAEDVAEPVTPTGPAGALWRVPADIGRRYAAVSGDVNPIHLHPLTARAMGFPRAIAHGMWTAAHAAAALAGRVPDAVTYDVVFRKPVLLPSTTELVTERDPEGTWRLAVRSARNPEKVHLVGRLS, encoded by the coding sequence ATGACGGTCACGGAGCTGTCCGGGCCGCCGTCGCTGGGCCCGCTCTACGCCTCGGCGGCGCTGCGGGCGGCGCTGCCGGGGCGGGCGACGACGCTGCCGGACACCCGGCTGGTCCGCCACGGGGTCACGGTCGACCCGGCCCACCTCGCCGGCTACGCCCGGGTCTGCGGGTTCCGGGTCGGCGACGCGCTGCCGGTGACCTACCCGCACGTGCTGACGTTCCCGCTGCAGGTCGTGCTGATGGCCGGCCGGTCGTTCCCGCTGCCGCTGCCCGGGATGGTGCATCTCGCCAACCGGATCACCGTGCACCGGGCGATCGCGCCCTCCGAGACCCTGGACGTGCAGGTGCACGCCGAACGGTTCACCCCGCACCCCAAGGGAGCCCAGGTGGATCTCGTCGGTGTCGTGTCCGCGGCCGGCGAGCCGGTGTGGGAGGGGCGCAGCACCTACCTGTCCCGGGGCGCGACGGCACCCGGCGGGGCGGCCGCCGAGGACGTCGCGGAGCCGGTCACCCCGACCGGGCCGGCCGGGGCGCTGTGGCGGGTCCCGGCCGACATCGGGCGCCGCTACGCCGCCGTGTCCGGGGACGTGAACCCCATCCACCTGCACCCGCTCACCGCGCGGGCGATGGGCTTCCCGCGGGCGATCGCGCACGGCATGTGGACGGCCGCGCACGCCGCCGCCGCGCTGGCGGGCCGGGTCCCGGACGCCGTCACCTACGACGTCGTGTTCCGCAAGCCGGTGCTGCTGCCGTCGACCACGGAGCTCGTCACGGAGCGGGACCCGGAGGGCACCTGGCGGCTCGCCGTCCGCAGCGCCCGGAACCCGGAGAAGGTCCACCTGGTCGGTCGCCTCTCCTGA
- a CDS encoding pyridoxal phosphate-dependent aminotransferase → MLVERMRPFTSTIFTEISRLAVETGAINLGQGFPDTDGPASLLADAAANITERGANQYPPGPGVPALRQAVADHQRRFYGLTVDPADVVVTTGATEAIAATLLGLCGPGDEVVAFEPTYDSYAASVALAGATLKPVPLRPPHFGFDDAELAAAFSERTRVVLVNTPHNPTGAVFSPDRLTRIGELAAAHDAVVVTDEVYEHMTFDGAAHVPMATLPGLADRTLTISSAGKTFSVTGWKVGWVHGPPELVAAPRAVKQFLTFHGGAPLQPAVANALALDDGFYSGIVTDLTRKRDLLAGGLRAAGFDVLTPRGTYFVVADPRPLGFDDGVDLAWKLPELCGVAAVPVSVFCSSEAGAAAVRPLVRFAFCKRDEVLVEAGERLAGLRGRAA, encoded by the coding sequence ATGCTGGTCGAGCGCATGCGCCCGTTCACGTCCACGATCTTCACCGAGATCTCCCGCCTCGCGGTCGAGACCGGTGCGATCAACCTCGGCCAGGGATTCCCGGACACCGACGGCCCCGCGTCCCTGCTCGCCGACGCCGCCGCCAACATCACCGAACGCGGCGCCAACCAGTACCCGCCCGGCCCGGGCGTGCCCGCGCTGCGGCAGGCCGTCGCCGACCACCAGCGCCGCTTCTACGGCCTCACGGTGGACCCGGCCGACGTCGTGGTCACCACCGGCGCCACCGAGGCGATCGCCGCCACCCTGCTGGGCCTGTGCGGCCCCGGGGACGAGGTCGTCGCCTTCGAGCCGACCTACGACTCCTACGCCGCGTCCGTGGCGCTCGCGGGCGCCACCCTGAAGCCGGTCCCGCTGCGTCCGCCGCACTTCGGGTTCGACGACGCCGAGCTGGCCGCCGCGTTCTCCGAGCGCACCCGGGTGGTGCTGGTCAACACCCCGCACAACCCGACCGGAGCGGTGTTCAGCCCCGACCGGCTGACCCGGATCGGGGAGCTCGCGGCCGCCCACGACGCCGTCGTCGTCACCGACGAGGTGTACGAGCACATGACCTTCGACGGCGCCGCCCACGTCCCGATGGCCACCCTGCCCGGCCTCGCCGACCGCACGCTGACCATCTCCTCGGCCGGCAAGACCTTCTCGGTCACCGGCTGGAAGGTCGGCTGGGTGCACGGCCCGCCGGAGCTGGTCGCCGCCCCGCGGGCGGTGAAGCAGTTCCTCACCTTCCACGGCGGCGCCCCGCTGCAGCCGGCCGTGGCGAACGCGCTCGCGCTCGACGACGGGTTCTACTCCGGGATCGTCACCGACCTGACCCGCAAGCGGGACCTGCTCGCCGGCGGGCTGCGGGCCGCCGGGTTCGACGTCCTCACCCCGCGCGGCACCTACTTCGTGGTCGCCGATCCCCGCCCGCTCGGCTTCGACGACGGCGTCGACCTCGCCTGGAAGCTGCCCGAGCTGTGCGGTGTCGCGGCCGTGCCGGTGTCGGTGTTCTGCTCCTCCGAGGCGGGCGCGGCCGCCGTGCGGCCGCTGGTGCGGTTCGCGTTCTGCAAGCGCGACGAGGTGCTCGTCGAGGCGGGTGAACGGCTGGCCGGGCTGCGCGGACGCGCTGCGTGA
- a CDS encoding adenylate/guanylate cyclase domain-containing protein: MTDQRPARPGRPVVGLPVRALLTLVVVGANLAGAAVVLVIAAFVLPREQLLDVVEIRLVNLAVLGIYLAVAIPLGIGFGRRKLTVRRSARDVEQAERHLVLAAPGRISRMIVVLWFLAAGVFAVLNLRYSGRLAFSVAATVAIGGVTTCALSYLLVERMLRGAAARVMSGRPPRRHRVVTGVMLRSVGFWALGTAVPVAGVMLAGLVTLVHGDASPTQLAVTMLALGGTAIGTGLLTTVGAARAIADPVLTVRRALARVQDGDLDVRVPVYDNTELGQLQAGTNSMVEGLRERERIRDLFGRHVGRDVAEVAAARPDEIRLGGEVRPVAVLFVDLVGSTAMAARRPPEEVVTVLNRFFGVVVECVERCGGWINKFEGDAALAVFGAPQDLDDAPGAALAAARRLGERLTAEMPEIEAGIGVSAGDAVAGNVGDPRRFEYTVIGDPVNEAARLTELAKSVPGGVVASARTVGAAGREARHWRPADEVVLRGRDEPTATCVPDRRTRDRDPGVGQDPSHEQRRHDVQRTDDDHDHAGPTPLDR, from the coding sequence ATGACGGATCAGCGCCCGGCCCGGCCGGGACGCCCGGTCGTCGGCCTACCGGTCCGCGCCCTGCTCACGCTCGTGGTGGTCGGGGCGAACCTCGCCGGCGCCGCGGTCGTGCTGGTGATCGCGGCGTTCGTGCTGCCCCGCGAGCAGTTGCTCGACGTCGTCGAGATCCGGCTGGTCAACCTGGCCGTCCTGGGTATCTACCTGGCCGTGGCGATCCCGCTCGGCATCGGGTTCGGCCGGCGCAAGCTGACCGTGCGCCGCTCGGCCCGCGACGTGGAGCAGGCGGAGCGGCACCTGGTGCTGGCCGCACCGGGCCGGATCAGCCGGATGATCGTCGTGCTGTGGTTCCTGGCCGCGGGCGTGTTCGCGGTCCTCAACCTGCGCTACTCCGGCCGGCTGGCGTTCTCGGTGGCGGCCACGGTCGCGATCGGCGGCGTCACCACGTGTGCGTTGTCCTACCTGCTGGTCGAGCGGATGTTGCGGGGCGCGGCGGCCCGGGTGATGTCCGGTCGGCCGCCGCGGCGGCACCGCGTGGTGACCGGGGTGATGCTCCGCTCGGTCGGGTTCTGGGCGCTCGGCACCGCGGTCCCGGTGGCCGGGGTGATGCTGGCCGGGCTGGTCACCCTGGTCCACGGCGACGCCTCGCCCACCCAGCTGGCCGTCACCATGCTGGCGCTCGGCGGGACGGCGATCGGGACCGGCCTGCTCACCACGGTCGGGGCCGCCCGCGCCATCGCCGACCCGGTGCTGACGGTGCGCCGGGCACTGGCCCGGGTACAGGACGGCGACCTCGACGTGCGCGTCCCCGTCTACGACAACACCGAGCTCGGGCAGCTGCAGGCCGGCACGAACAGCATGGTCGAGGGGCTGCGGGAGCGGGAACGGATCCGGGACCTGTTCGGCCGGCACGTCGGCCGCGACGTCGCCGAGGTCGCCGCCGCCCGCCCGGACGAGATCCGGCTCGGCGGCGAGGTGCGGCCGGTCGCCGTGCTGTTCGTCGATCTCGTCGGGTCGACGGCAATGGCGGCGCGCCGTCCCCCGGAGGAGGTCGTCACGGTCCTCAACCGCTTCTTCGGCGTGGTCGTCGAGTGCGTGGAGCGATGCGGCGGGTGGATCAACAAGTTCGAGGGTGACGCCGCGCTGGCCGTCTTCGGTGCCCCGCAGGACCTCGACGACGCCCCCGGCGCCGCGCTGGCCGCCGCCCGCAGGCTCGGTGAGCGCCTCACTGCCGAGATGCCGGAGATCGAGGCCGGGATCGGCGTCTCGGCCGGGGACGCCGTCGCGGGCAACGTCGGCGACCCGCGCCGGTTCGAGTACACGGTGATCGGGGACCCGGTGAACGAGGCCGCCCGGCTGACCGAGCTGGCCAAGTCGGTGCCCGGCGGGGTGGTGGCGTCCGCTCGCACGGTCGGGGCGGCCGGGCGCGAGGCCCGGCACTGGCGGCCCGCCGACGAGGTCGTCCTGCGCGGCCGGGACGAACCGACCGCCACCTGCGTCCCGGACCGCCGGACCCGTGACCGTGACCCCGGCGTGGGGCAGGATCCCTCCCATGAGCAGCGCCGCCACGACGTTCAGCGAACGGACGACGACCACGATCACGCGGGCCCGACGCCACTCGATCGGTGA
- a CDS encoding acyl-CoA synthetase produces the protein MSSAATTFSERTTTTITRARRHSIGDLLHRTARRDPDKLAVVDGVTRWTFAEFDAAVNRCAAALAGQGLTKGDRLALLSHNCHQFGALAFATARLGVVLVPVNFMLGPDEIAYILDHSGAKALVTEDALAPTAEKAIARSSAPVAVRARIGGRGPAGDWADADAWIAGDDDPGPPDVHVGDDDPGPPDVHVGDDDPLRLMYTSGTESRPKGVMLSSRSLITQYTSCIVDGGMTRDDVELHSLPMYHCAQLDCFFSVDVYLGATSIILPGPDPATLLATIAAERVTKLFCPPTVWISLLRHPDFDTTDLSSLRKGYYGAAAMPVEVLQELSRRLPEVRLWNFYGQTEMAPLATILRPEEQLERAGSAGRACLNVETRVVGDDGAELPAGEVGEIVHRSPHATLGYYGDEEKTAEAFAGGWFHSGDLGVMTADGYLSVVDRKKDMIKTGGENVASREVEEALYLLDGVAEVAVFGVSHPHWIEAVTAVVVPKDGVTLTEEQVHAHARERLAGYKRPKYVVFADALPKNPSGKILKRELRAEHADIAKNG, from the coding sequence ATGAGCAGCGCCGCCACGACGTTCAGCGAACGGACGACGACCACGATCACGCGGGCCCGACGCCACTCGATCGGTGACCTGCTGCACCGGACGGCGCGCCGCGACCCGGACAAGCTCGCCGTCGTCGACGGGGTCACCCGGTGGACCTTCGCCGAGTTCGACGCGGCCGTGAACCGCTGCGCGGCCGCGCTGGCCGGGCAGGGCCTGACCAAGGGCGACCGGCTGGCCCTGCTGTCGCACAACTGCCACCAGTTCGGGGCGCTGGCATTCGCCACCGCGCGGCTCGGCGTCGTCCTGGTGCCGGTGAACTTCATGCTCGGCCCCGACGAGATCGCCTACATCCTCGACCACTCGGGGGCGAAGGCGCTGGTCACCGAGGACGCGCTGGCACCCACCGCGGAGAAGGCGATCGCCCGGTCATCCGCCCCGGTGGCGGTGCGCGCCCGGATCGGGGGCCGGGGACCCGCGGGCGACTGGGCGGACGCCGACGCCTGGATCGCCGGCGACGACGACCCGGGCCCGCCGGACGTGCACGTCGGCGACGACGACCCGGGCCCGCCGGACGTGCACGTCGGCGACGACGACCCGCTGCGCCTCATGTACACCTCGGGCACCGAGTCCCGGCCCAAGGGCGTCATGCTGTCGTCCCGCTCGCTGATCACCCAGTACACGAGCTGCATCGTCGACGGCGGGATGACCCGCGACGACGTCGAACTGCACTCGCTGCCGATGTACCACTGCGCGCAGCTGGACTGCTTCTTCTCCGTCGACGTGTACCTGGGCGCGACCAGCATCATCCTGCCCGGCCCGGACCCGGCGACGCTGCTGGCGACGATCGCGGCCGAGCGGGTCACCAAGCTGTTCTGCCCGCCCACGGTGTGGATCTCGCTGCTGCGGCACCCGGACTTCGACACGACCGACCTGTCGTCGCTGCGCAAGGGGTACTACGGCGCGGCCGCGATGCCGGTCGAGGTGTTGCAGGAGCTGTCGCGCCGGCTGCCGGAGGTGCGGCTGTGGAACTTCTACGGCCAGACCGAGATGGCGCCGCTGGCCACCATCCTGCGGCCCGAGGAGCAGCTGGAGCGCGCCGGCTCGGCCGGCCGGGCCTGCCTCAACGTCGAGACCCGGGTGGTCGGCGACGACGGGGCCGAGCTGCCGGCCGGCGAGGTCGGCGAGATCGTCCACCGGTCCCCGCACGCCACGCTCGGGTACTACGGCGACGAGGAGAAGACCGCGGAGGCGTTCGCGGGCGGCTGGTTCCACTCCGGGGACCTGGGCGTGATGACCGCCGACGGCTACCTGTCGGTCGTCGACCGCAAGAAGGACATGATCAAGACCGGTGGGGAGAACGTCGCGTCCCGGGAGGTCGAGGAGGCCCTCTACCTGCTCGACGGCGTCGCCGAGGTCGCGGTGTTCGGCGTCAGCCACCCGCACTGGATCGAGGCCGTGACCGCGGTCGTCGTCCCGAAGGACGGCGTGACGCTCACCGAGGAGCAGGTGCACGCGCACGCCCGGGAGCGGCTGGCCGGCTACAAGCGGCCCAAGTACGTCGTGTTCGCCGACGCCCTGCCGAAGAACCCCAGCGGGAAGATCCTCAAGCGGGAGCTGCGGGCGGAGCACGCCGACATCGCGAAGAACGGGTGA
- a CDS encoding NAD(P)/FAD-dependent oxidoreductase, translated as MTGAATTERSRSATGDAGHVDVLIVGAGVSGIGTAHHLRARFPDRSFLILEAKEARGGTWWTHRFPGARSDSDLFTYGYRHKPWRGPSIAAGDKILEYLDEVIDEDGLADHIRYRHEVTALEWSSDDHRWTAQVTRTDTGEQLRFTADFLWMCQGYYNHDEPYTPEWPGTERFEGRMVHPQAWPDDLDHAGKRVLVIGSGATAATVVPAMAETAAHVTMLQRSPSYWFPAPTVHELATMLEPLDLPDEWVHEILRRTYVQQLDWLATTGLEDPEQLHQFLIETIRPLLPEGTDVEKHFTPRYRPWQQRIAFVPDGDFFAAMREGKASVVTDEIAEFTEKGVQLSSGEVIEADIVVTATGFNLAPFGDIPFRTDGEPVDFSRRVTWRGLMISGVPNMAYAFGYFRHSWTLRVDLVNDVVGRILEHMAEQGATTVVPQLRPGDADMPLLPWSDPENFNPGYVMRSQDRMFKQGDRDPWTHMHEHDHDRRVLPEADITDGLAYGP; from the coding sequence ATGACCGGAGCCGCCACCACCGAACGCAGCCGGTCCGCGACCGGCGACGCCGGCCACGTCGACGTCCTCATCGTCGGTGCGGGGGTGTCCGGCATCGGCACCGCCCACCACCTGCGCGCGCGGTTCCCGGACCGCAGCTTCCTGATCCTGGAGGCCAAGGAGGCCCGCGGGGGCACGTGGTGGACGCACCGGTTCCCGGGCGCGCGCTCGGACAGCGACCTGTTCACCTACGGCTACCGGCACAAGCCGTGGCGGGGCCCGTCGATCGCGGCCGGCGACAAGATCCTGGAGTACCTCGACGAGGTCATCGACGAGGACGGCCTGGCCGACCACATCCGCTACCGGCACGAGGTCACGGCGCTGGAGTGGTCGTCCGACGACCACCGGTGGACGGCGCAGGTCACCCGCACCGACACCGGCGAGCAGCTCCGGTTCACCGCCGACTTCCTGTGGATGTGCCAGGGCTACTACAACCACGACGAGCCGTACACGCCCGAGTGGCCGGGCACGGAGCGCTTCGAGGGCCGGATGGTGCACCCGCAGGCGTGGCCGGACGACCTCGACCACGCCGGCAAGCGCGTGCTGGTCATCGGGTCGGGGGCGACGGCGGCGACCGTGGTGCCGGCGATGGCCGAGACCGCGGCGCACGTGACGATGCTGCAGCGCTCGCCGTCGTACTGGTTCCCGGCGCCGACGGTGCACGAGCTGGCCACGATGCTGGAACCGCTCGACCTGCCCGACGAGTGGGTGCACGAGATCCTGCGCCGCACCTACGTCCAGCAGCTCGACTGGCTGGCCACCACCGGGCTCGAGGACCCCGAGCAGCTGCACCAGTTCCTGATCGAGACGATCCGGCCGCTGCTGCCCGAGGGCACCGACGTCGAGAAGCACTTCACGCCCCGCTACCGGCCCTGGCAGCAGCGGATCGCGTTCGTGCCGGACGGAGACTTCTTCGCGGCCATGCGCGAGGGGAAGGCCTCGGTCGTCACCGACGAGATCGCCGAGTTCACCGAGAAGGGCGTGCAGCTGTCGTCGGGCGAGGTGATCGAGGCCGACATCGTGGTCACCGCGACCGGGTTCAACCTGGCCCCGTTCGGGGACATCCCGTTCCGGACGGACGGCGAGCCGGTCGACTTCAGCCGGCGGGTCACCTGGCGCGGGCTCATGATCAGCGGAGTGCCGAACATGGCGTACGCCTTCGGCTACTTCCGGCACAGCTGGACACTGCGCGTGGACCTGGTCAACGACGTCGTCGGGCGGATCCTCGAGCACATGGCCGAGCAGGGCGCGACGACGGTCGTGCCGCAGCTCCGCCCCGGGGACGCGGACATGCCGCTGCTGCCCTGGAGCGACCCGGAGAACTTCAACCCCGGCTACGTGATGCGCTCGCAGGACCGCATGTTCAAGCAGGGCGACCGGGATCCCTGGACCCACATGCACGAGCACGACCACGACCGCCGGGTGCTTCCGGAGGCCGACATCACCGACGGGCTCGCCTACGGCCCGTGA
- a CDS encoding alpha/beta fold hydrolase: MPQTSVRTGVTLNYEISGSGDPLLLIMGTSGSIPLWGEMVSRLAENHQVIAFDNRGLGGSERGTGPISVASLAEDASALLEALEIPRAHVLGWSLGSAIAQELALAHPEQVASAILYATWGRCDGFQRSVLTALRLPYVHRDMESALAVAGIAFSPELLDRPDFGELLEPMLPAFPQNEAQMQVTVEQWDADLALDTLDRLGGITAPTLVVVGEQDLLTPPWQAKKVADAIPGARYELVTGPGSSHGLHIERPEDLTKLVADFVGS; the protein is encoded by the coding sequence GTGCCCCAGACGTCCGTCCGCACCGGAGTCACGCTGAACTACGAGATCAGCGGCAGCGGCGACCCGCTGCTGCTGATCATGGGAACGTCCGGCTCGATCCCGCTGTGGGGCGAGATGGTCTCCCGCCTCGCCGAGAACCACCAGGTCATCGCGTTCGACAACCGCGGCCTCGGCGGCAGCGAGCGCGGCACCGGCCCGATCAGCGTGGCCTCGCTGGCCGAGGACGCGTCCGCCCTGCTGGAGGCGCTCGAGATCCCCCGCGCGCACGTGCTGGGCTGGTCGCTCGGCTCCGCGATCGCCCAGGAGCTCGCGCTGGCCCACCCGGAGCAGGTCGCCTCGGCGATCCTGTACGCCACCTGGGGCCGCTGCGACGGGTTCCAGCGGTCCGTGCTCACCGCGCTCCGGCTGCCCTACGTGCACCGGGACATGGAGTCCGCGCTGGCGGTGGCCGGGATCGCGTTCTCCCCGGAGCTGCTCGACCGCCCCGACTTCGGCGAGCTGCTCGAACCGATGCTGCCCGCCTTCCCGCAGAACGAGGCGCAGATGCAGGTCACCGTCGAGCAGTGGGACGCCGACCTCGCCCTCGACACCCTGGACCGGCTCGGCGGGATCACCGCGCCGACCCTGGTCGTGGTGGGCGAGCAGGACCTGCTGACGCCGCCGTGGCAGGCGAAGAAGGTCGCGGACGCGATCCCCGGCGCGCGCTACGAGCTCGTCACCGGGCCCGGCTCGAGCCACGGCCTGCACATCGAGCGGCCCGAGGACCTGACCAAGTTGGTGGCCGACTTCGTCGGCTCGTGA